Proteins from a genomic interval of Verrucomicrobium sp.:
- a CDS encoding phage portal protein, translating to MNIRNLPASGRTPSFQRTAIPTNPGFPRPRNEPGQKKKAAVNVRSIIQAARTGRLESSWRSTPYTADDLIYQAWTATTARARQAYEEFDHYRKFAQLVRANVVGENGMNLNAQIRDPSGSVDTRAIRAIEGAYYDFSKKGNFDVSGTLSRADAERMALNTWATDGEVIVVKRYGKQFPHGIAFQFIDPVRLDPIHYMRLPNGNHIRHGIEMDEDNRPLRYYFRKSDERGCGYLAGYGPNDFTVVDARDVIHWFVPEKPGQKRGICPGRTALSRMRMLSGFEDAAIINARIGSSKMGFFHNPDAEGGADDEDLVIDADPGSMEDIGNRELVKWDPQFPDAAIETFIRTILRSIGAGLSVSYHNLSNDLTSVNFSSIRQGTLDERSVWRSLQDSFVEGVCRPMFEAWLEFSVLVTGSILINEKPLRVDSLEKYKAVDFIGTRWAWIDPSSDQSANERAVSQGFKSRSQVIRETSNRDPEEVFAEIEAENKELARRGIIPALPPGVTLPPEEEAPAPAGEPIQK from the coding sequence ATGAACATCCGCAACCTTCCGGCATCTGGCCGAACCCCTTCCTTCCAGCGAACGGCCATTCCCACGAATCCCGGATTCCCCCGCCCGCGCAACGAGCCAGGCCAGAAGAAAAAGGCCGCCGTCAACGTGCGGAGCATCATCCAGGCAGCCCGCACCGGCCGCCTGGAGTCGTCCTGGCGCTCCACTCCCTACACCGCTGACGACCTGATCTACCAGGCGTGGACGGCCACCACCGCCCGCGCCCGCCAGGCTTACGAGGAGTTCGACCACTATCGTAAATTCGCCCAGCTGGTCCGCGCCAACGTCGTCGGCGAAAACGGGATGAACCTCAACGCGCAGATCAGGGACCCCTCCGGCTCTGTCGATACCCGAGCCATCCGCGCCATCGAGGGCGCCTACTACGACTTCTCCAAGAAGGGGAACTTCGACGTCAGCGGCACACTTTCCCGCGCCGACGCCGAGCGCATGGCGCTGAACACCTGGGCGACCGACGGCGAGGTCATCGTCGTGAAGCGTTACGGCAAACAGTTTCCCCACGGCATCGCCTTCCAGTTCATCGACCCGGTACGCCTCGACCCGATCCACTACATGCGATTGCCGAACGGCAACCACATCCGGCACGGCATCGAGATGGACGAGGACAACCGCCCCCTGCGCTACTACTTCCGCAAGTCGGACGAGCGCGGATGCGGATACCTTGCTGGCTACGGTCCTAACGACTTCACCGTCGTCGACGCCCGGGACGTGATCCATTGGTTCGTGCCGGAGAAGCCGGGCCAAAAGCGCGGAATCTGCCCGGGACGCACCGCCCTCTCCCGCATGCGGATGCTATCCGGCTTTGAGGACGCGGCGATCATCAATGCCCGAATTGGATCGTCTAAGATGGGCTTCTTCCACAACCCCGATGCGGAAGGAGGCGCAGACGACGAGGATCTTGTGATCGACGCCGACCCTGGCTCCATGGAAGACATCGGCAACCGGGAACTGGTGAAGTGGGACCCGCAGTTTCCTGACGCCGCCATCGAAACCTTCATCCGCACAATCCTGCGGAGCATCGGCGCGGGCCTTTCCGTCTCCTACCACAACCTCTCCAACGATCTCACCAGCGTCAACTTCTCCTCCATCCGGCAAGGTACGCTCGACGAGCGGAGCGTCTGGCGCAGCCTCCAAGACTCCTTCGTGGAGGGCGTCTGCCGCCCCATGTTCGAGGCGTGGTTGGAGTTCTCCGTCCTGGTCACCGGCTCCATCCTCATCAACGAAAAGCCTCTGCGTGTCGATTCGCTCGAAAAATACAAGGCCGTCGACTTCATAGGCACCCGCTGGGCGTGGATCGATCCAAGCTCCGATCAATCTGCTAACGAGCGGGCAGTGTCCCAGGGCTTCAAAAGCCGCTCCCAGGTCATTCGGGAAACCAGCAACCGCGATCCCGAAGAGGTTTTTGCCGAAATCGAGGCCGAGAACAAGGAACTTGCCCGTCGCGGAATTATCCCAGCCCTTCCCCCCGGGGTCACGCTGCCGCCGGAAGAGGAAGCGCCTGCCCCTGCGGGCGAGCCTATCCAAAAATGA
- a CDS encoding phage major capsid protein, which translates to MKPKIEELIGKQLHRSATLSVADAGKRTVELAFSSDKPVEQWPGVLEVLSHDSGACDLSRLNDGANILFNHDPDSPLGVVEEARIDKDRVGRALVRFGNSPEAVAKWQDVQDGILTKVSVGYRILELKLTEEREGGPDVYTVTKWEPYEISIVTIPADMSVGVGRSMSHQPTQSTQKPMNTEPKNEVEQKPTPTISIEQERAAIRKEENDRVRSITALGKKFGLEKEATDLLTEGASIDQAREAIYEALEKRNTKVTDANKPVGLSEREAKDFSFVKALRVLAHPTDHKFREEAAFELEVCEAAAKNMSHRSVSGLLVPIDVLRVVGQRAASGNVISEKSGTGYTGTGANAIQTSLLADSFIGMLKNHATIMNLATDLSGLVGNVDIPKQSGQIGGYWVGEDDSAPTDSLGFGLVSLRPKTVAAKAIITRQMLKQPSLGVESLVRTDLSRGIGLAIDIAAYYGAGTGNAPTGLSHVAGIGSVNLAAAGAPTFAELVQCETAMASANADIGRISWVINPAQRGYAKTTRRLATATDSATLWEPGNTLNGYQVQVTNQITAGDLFFGNFADFLIGLWGGLELTVDPYSGSDKGRLQIVGFQDVDFAVRHPESFVMATHTA; encoded by the coding sequence ATGAAGCCGAAGATCGAGGAACTCATCGGGAAGCAGCTCCATCGCTCCGCCACCTTGAGCGTGGCCGACGCGGGCAAGCGCACCGTTGAACTGGCGTTCTCTTCGGACAAGCCGGTCGAGCAATGGCCTGGCGTGTTGGAGGTTCTATCCCACGACTCCGGCGCATGTGACCTCTCTCGCCTCAACGACGGGGCAAACATCCTTTTCAACCACGACCCCGATAGCCCACTTGGCGTGGTTGAAGAAGCCCGCATCGACAAGGATAGAGTTGGCCGCGCCCTGGTGCGGTTCGGCAACTCTCCCGAAGCCGTTGCGAAATGGCAGGACGTTCAAGACGGGATTCTGACCAAGGTATCGGTCGGCTACCGCATCTTAGAGCTTAAACTCACGGAGGAACGTGAGGGCGGCCCCGACGTCTACACCGTCACCAAGTGGGAGCCTTACGAAATCTCAATCGTCACGATTCCGGCCGACATGTCCGTCGGCGTCGGTCGGTCGATGTCCCACCAACCCACTCAATCTACCCAAAAACCCATGAACACCGAACCCAAGAACGAAGTCGAACAGAAGCCCACGCCGACCATCTCCATCGAGCAGGAACGCGCCGCCATCCGCAAGGAGGAGAACGACCGCGTCCGCAGCATCACCGCGCTGGGCAAGAAATTCGGCCTCGAAAAGGAGGCCACCGATCTACTGACGGAAGGTGCCAGCATCGACCAGGCCCGCGAAGCCATCTACGAGGCCCTGGAAAAGCGTAACACCAAGGTCACCGACGCGAACAAGCCCGTCGGCTTGAGCGAGCGGGAGGCCAAGGATTTCTCTTTCGTCAAGGCGTTGCGAGTCCTCGCTCATCCGACGGATCACAAGTTCCGGGAAGAAGCAGCCTTCGAGCTTGAAGTCTGCGAAGCCGCAGCGAAGAACATGAGCCACCGCTCCGTAAGCGGCCTTCTGGTTCCAATCGACGTGCTTCGTGTGGTTGGTCAGCGCGCTGCTTCGGGCAATGTCATCTCCGAAAAGTCTGGCACCGGCTACACCGGAACGGGAGCCAATGCCATTCAGACTTCGCTTCTGGCGGATTCCTTCATCGGAATGCTGAAAAACCACGCCACGATCATGAACCTGGCCACCGATCTCTCCGGTTTGGTCGGTAATGTGGACATCCCCAAGCAGTCCGGCCAGATTGGTGGTTATTGGGTGGGTGAAGATGACTCGGCCCCGACCGACTCCCTCGGATTTGGCCTTGTCTCCCTGCGTCCGAAGACTGTTGCCGCCAAGGCGATCATTACCCGGCAAATGCTTAAGCAGCCTTCCTTAGGCGTAGAAAGCCTGGTTCGCACTGATCTCTCCCGCGGCATCGGCCTTGCCATCGATATTGCGGCTTATTACGGAGCAGGTACGGGCAATGCCCCGACTGGCCTCTCTCATGTTGCCGGGATCGGCTCGGTCAATCTGGCCGCAGCGGGCGCGCCGACCTTTGCGGAACTCGTGCAGTGCGAGACCGCGATGGCGTCCGCTAACGCCGACATTGGCCGCATCAGCTGGGTCATTAATCCGGCCCAGCGCGGTTATGCAAAGACGACCCGTCGTCTGGCGACTGCCACCGACTCGGCGACCCTGTGGGAACCTGGCAACACCCTGAATGGCTACCAGGTCCAGGTTACCAACCAGATCACCGCGGGCGATCTGTTCTTCGGAAACTTCGCCGACTTCCTCATCGGTCTGTGGGGCGGCCTTGAACTTACCGTCGATCCCTACTCCGGCAGCGACAAGGGCCGCTTGCAGATCGTCGGGTTCCAGGATGTCGACTTTGCGGTGCGCCATCCCGAGTCCTTCGTCATGGCCACCCACACGGCCTAA
- a CDS encoding phage baseplate assembly protein V, translating into MSAAKISDNDRRLACMIRPGLVSQVDYVNALVRVKLGDAESAWLPWLVTRAAGDRTWSALEVGEQVLVLSPSGDTRMGYVLGSIYRASFPAPASSADVSTTVYGDGASVSYDRAAHAYSIDVPGGGTVKATAGDAYAEVASEKVTLAVGSSKIEVSSSGIVLTCGGTALNLSSGGATLAAASASGFENH; encoded by the coding sequence ATGAGCGCGGCTAAAATTTCCGACAATGACCGCCGCCTGGCCTGCATGATCCGGCCCGGCCTGGTATCACAGGTGGACTACGTGAATGCCTTGGTGCGGGTGAAGCTGGGGGACGCGGAAAGCGCATGGCTCCCATGGCTGGTCACGCGGGCGGCCGGGGATCGAACTTGGTCAGCCCTGGAGGTTGGAGAGCAAGTTCTCGTACTATCTCCGTCTGGCGATACCCGGATGGGCTACGTTTTGGGGTCGATCTATAGGGCTTCCTTTCCGGCCCCGGCCAGTTCCGCCGACGTCAGCACGACCGTCTACGGCGACGGAGCCTCCGTTTCCTACGACAGGGCTGCCCACGCCTATTCCATCGACGTGCCGGGCGGCGGAACCGTCAAGGCCACCGCGGGCGATGCTTACGCCGAGGTGGCGTCCGAAAAGGTCACCCTAGCCGTCGGATCGTCGAAAATCGAGGTGTCTTCCAGCGGGATCGTACTGACCTGCGGGGGAACCGCGCTGAACCTCTCCTCCGGCGGGGCCACCTTGGCCGCCGCCAGCGCGTCGGGGTTCGAGAATCACTAG
- a CDS encoding GPW/gp25 family protein has translation MNGSSADTGKSLSGIDHLRQSIRDILTTPLGSRVMLRDYGSRLFDLVDAPMNEATKVEIFVATVEALNKWEPRFKTTRVQVQSVIDGKFTLSLEGNYLPDGQEIVMDGLVV, from the coding sequence GTGAACGGAAGCTCTGCCGATACCGGAAAATCGCTATCCGGCATCGACCATCTGCGCCAGTCGATCCGGGATATCCTGACCACTCCACTTGGGTCCAGGGTGATGCTCCGCGACTACGGCTCCCGCCTTTTTGACCTCGTCGATGCCCCTATGAACGAGGCGACGAAGGTAGAAATCTTCGTCGCAACCGTGGAGGCCCTGAACAAATGGGAGCCGCGCTTTAAGACAACTCGGGTTCAGGTGCAGAGCGTGATCGACGGTAAATTCACTCTTTCACTAGAGGGTAACTATCTGCCGGACGGACAGGAAATCGTCATGGATGGCCTTGTTGTATGA
- a CDS encoding baseplate J/gp47 family protein yields MSYTPIDLSTVAAPDIVENIDYLTILQAMKDQMVELLPDFNAYLDSEPVVKALEVCAMREMLLRQRVNDAARAVMLASATGGDLEQLAALFGVTRKTDEADTDLRYRTQLSLEGLSTAGPSGSYLFHALSVDGVKDASITGPPTLSPGEVLVTLLGTTPSGAVNETTVQAVADALNAEDVRPITDHVTVQSVTPVPYNIVATIYTSSGPDSNVVLQSALASAQTFADSRHKIGASVPLSGLYAALHVAGVERVVLTTPASDLATDYQSTPYCSGIEVTFGGTTE; encoded by the coding sequence ATGAGCTACACCCCCATCGACCTATCCACCGTCGCCGCGCCGGACATCGTCGAGAACATCGACTACCTAACAATCCTTCAGGCGATGAAGGATCAGATGGTGGAACTTCTGCCCGACTTCAATGCCTACCTAGATTCCGAGCCGGTGGTTAAAGCCCTGGAGGTGTGCGCCATGCGCGAAATGCTTCTGCGTCAGCGGGTCAACGATGCGGCCCGGGCTGTCATGCTCGCCTCCGCCACGGGCGGCGACCTTGAGCAGCTGGCAGCCCTATTCGGCGTCACGCGAAAGACCGACGAGGCGGATACTGACCTTCGCTATAGAACCCAGCTTTCCCTGGAGGGCCTTTCCACGGCAGGCCCCTCCGGCTCCTATCTGTTCCACGCCCTTTCCGTCGATGGGGTGAAGGACGCCAGCATCACCGGGCCCCCGACGCTTTCTCCTGGAGAGGTTCTGGTCACCTTGCTTGGCACCACCCCAAGCGGCGCGGTGAACGAGACGACAGTGCAGGCGGTCGCCGACGCTCTCAACGCCGAGGATGTACGGCCGATCACCGACCACGTCACCGTACAGAGCGTTACCCCCGTCCCCTACAACATCGTCGCCACCATCTACACATCCAGCGGGCCGGATTCCAACGTGGTCCTTCAGTCGGCGCTAGCATCAGCCCAGACGTTTGCGGACTCCCGGCACAAGATTGGAGCCTCCGTTCCCCTGTCCGGACTCTACGCCGCCCTGCATGTCGCTGGTGTTGAGCGAGTCGTGCTGACGACGCCCGCCTCCGACCTCGCCACCGACTACCAGTCCACGCCGTATTGCAGCGGCATCGAAGTGACCTTCGGGGGGACGACGGAATGA
- a CDS encoding phage tail protein I, whose amino-acid sequence MSESLLPPNATEFEQDVETVTSRISDVPVPLRTLWNPDTCPAAFLPWLAWALEVDTWSSSWTDAQKRAVIKASVDVHRHKGTLGAVRRVLEPFGLSGAIREWWQTTPPGTPHTFTVTLAIINTPSDVQDAIATAVDQVKPVRSEMTLLTTQGFTATPYLSAIVRPCLFTRISGTATASTS is encoded by the coding sequence ATGAGCGAAAGCCTTCTCCCCCCTAACGCAACGGAGTTCGAGCAGGACGTCGAGACCGTCACGTCTCGAATCTCCGACGTGCCCGTTCCCCTCCGCACGCTCTGGAACCCGGATACCTGCCCGGCGGCGTTCCTTCCTTGGCTGGCTTGGGCCCTTGAGGTGGACACCTGGTCTTCCTCCTGGACCGACGCGCAGAAACGGGCCGTCATCAAGGCCAGCGTCGATGTTCACCGGCACAAGGGCACCCTTGGGGCCGTGCGCCGTGTGCTGGAGCCCTTCGGGCTGTCCGGTGCCATTCGAGAATGGTGGCAGACCACGCCGCCCGGCACGCCCCATACCTTCACCGTCACGTTGGCCATCATCAACACCCCTTCGGACGTTCAGGACGCCATAGCGACCGCTGTCGACCAGGTTAAGCCGGTTCGCTCTGAAATGACCCTGCTTACGACCCAGGGCTTCACCGCCACGCCCTACCTATCCGCCATCGTGCGGCCCTGCCTTTTCACCCGCATCTCTGGAACCGCCACCGCATCGACCTCCTGA
- a CDS encoding tail fiber protein, which yields MSAIPFVITNAGLAALANVGSLGPVTISKVAIGTGLYTPSATQTALQSQTKQLTPSGSTVPAPGVIHITAVDSSQDAYNVGEIGLITSTGVLFAVYSQGSNILVKGANSDFLFSLDFALSGADPDSITVGDTGFSYPAATETTLGVAAIATTSLVTAGTDDQTIVTPKKLADRVAGYLLKSGGTMVGPLALYGDPTDPAQAANKNYVDSLIQALSATYVGLIGLFPMATPPPGWIIANGSLISRATYANLFTAIGTTYGAGDGTTTFKIPDLRGEFLRGFDGGRGIDSGRILGSWQADSFASHTHGVNDPGHNHTVFFNDGANSIFGFSGPGRAGGGSTTTTTNGSNVSIQATGGAETRPRNVAFLPCIHY from the coding sequence ATGTCCGCAATCCCCTTCGTCATCACCAACGCCGGACTGGCCGCCCTGGCCAACGTGGGAAGCCTAGGCCCCGTCACGATTTCCAAGGTGGCTATCGGCACAGGCCTCTACACGCCCAGCGCGACGCAAACCGCACTGCAAAGCCAAACCAAGCAACTGACCCCCAGCGGCTCTACGGTGCCAGCGCCAGGCGTGATTCACATCACCGCGGTCGACAGCTCCCAAGACGCCTACAATGTTGGCGAGATTGGCCTCATCACCTCGACCGGCGTGCTATTTGCGGTCTACTCCCAGGGAAGCAACATCTTGGTGAAGGGTGCCAACTCTGACTTTCTCTTCTCCCTCGATTTTGCCCTTTCAGGGGCAGACCCTGACTCCATCACCGTTGGGGACACCGGCTTTTCATACCCGGCCGCCACAGAGACAACGCTGGGTGTGGCCGCCATCGCAACTACCTCCCTGGTCACTGCCGGGACAGACGATCAAACCATTGTAACTCCGAAGAAGCTGGCAGACCGTGTTGCAGGGTATCTCCTTAAAAGCGGCGGAACGATGGTAGGTCCGCTTGCTCTCTATGGTGACCCGACCGACCCTGCGCAGGCCGCCAATAAAAACTACGTCGACAGCCTAATTCAGGCCCTTTCCGCGACTTACGTTGGCCTCATCGGCCTCTTTCCCATGGCGACACCTCCCCCGGGGTGGATCATCGCCAACGGTTCGCTGATTTCCCGCGCCACCTACGCGAATCTCTTCACCGCCATCGGCACGACCTACGGCGCTGGCGACGGCACTACGACCTTCAAAATCCCCGACCTTCGCGGCGAGTTCCTGCGTGGATTCGACGGCGGTCGAGGAATCGATTCGGGGCGCATCCTTGGATCTTGGCAGGCCGATTCCTTCGCATCCCACACCCACGGTGTCAACGATCCCGGCCACAATCACACCGTGTTTTTTAACGACGGCGCAAATTCCATTTTTGGATTTAGTGGGCCAGGTAGGGCTGGTGGTGGCTCGACTACCACGACTACCAACGGAAGCAACGTAAGCATCCAGGCCACAGGCGGCGCAGAAACCCGCCCGCGCAATGTGGCGTTCCTTCCCTGCATCCACTACTAG
- a CDS encoding tail fiber assembly protein: protein MSLHTVYCYDPATHLYTGETVAMDCPIQPGLILMPYASTSVAPPSVVTGKIAKWSGTAWSLIEIPAVSAPAVDSEVGTMEYLRTTRNALLTASDWTQLSDAPLDSEAKNSWQIYRQELRDLPEHTEDPANVEWPELPS from the coding sequence ATGAGCCTGCACACCGTCTACTGCTACGATCCCGCCACCCACCTATATACCGGGGAAACCGTGGCGATGGATTGCCCTATCCAGCCTGGTTTAATTCTCATGCCCTACGCCTCCACGTCGGTCGCTCCTCCGTCGGTCGTGACCGGGAAAATCGCAAAGTGGAGCGGCACCGCGTGGTCCCTCATCGAAATCCCAGCCGTTTCCGCGCCTGCGGTCGATTCGGAGGTGGGCACGATGGAATACCTTCGGACGACACGCAATGCCCTGCTGACCGCATCCGATTGGACCCAGCTTTCGGATGCGCCCCTCGATTCAGAGGCAAAGAACTCCTGGCAAATCTACCGCCAGGAACTCCGCGACCTTCCCGAGCACACCGAAGATCCGGCCAATGTCGAGTGGCCGGAATTGCCCTCTTGA
- a CDS encoding phage tail sheath subtilisin-like domain-containing protein: MPEQFLHGVEVVEVSDGTSAISTVKSSVIGLIGTAPDSQEAVTASMATGSVGDNTALTWTSKLAGALGNDISVSMRSPGTASAPLSITVSGKAIIVSLATSAAKAITTTATLLKTAIAANASANALVTVASTGVSTGAGVLGYQATSYLSGGLDEAFPLNTPVLIAGSATAAAALGSNGTLPAAIDDIFDQVGAAIVVVRVEEGDDAAETAANIVGSAAASSGVYAFLGAESAVGVAPRILVAPEFTDDPTNGVVQELLIVAARLRAVVIADGPSMTDSDAVQYIQNFGSDRLYVVDPAVKVVVDGVTVIRPASARVAGIISLGDNARGFWWSPSNQEIAGIVGTERPINFSLGDPNSQANLLNESNIATIIRQDGFRLWGNRTTSSDPKYAFLCVRRTADIIIDSIQRAHLWAIDRPITKTYVKDVTERVTAYLRDLKNQGAIIDGKCWADPDLNTPANISNGEVFFDFDFAPTYPAEHITFRVSINNDYLSEIVSTES, encoded by the coding sequence ATGCCCGAACAATTTCTCCACGGCGTCGAAGTCGTCGAAGTCTCCGACGGAACTAGCGCCATCAGTACGGTAAAATCCTCCGTAATCGGCCTGATCGGCACTGCCCCCGACTCGCAGGAAGCTGTAACGGCCTCCATGGCGACCGGAAGCGTCGGCGACAACACCGCCCTGACCTGGACGAGCAAGCTTGCCGGGGCTCTGGGGAACGACATCAGCGTCTCCATGCGTTCGCCAGGAACGGCCTCTGCACCTCTCTCTATCACAGTTTCCGGCAAGGCGATCATTGTCTCCCTTGCCACCAGCGCGGCCAAGGCGATCACCACTACCGCCACGCTGCTGAAGACTGCCATCGCGGCAAACGCTTCGGCTAACGCCTTGGTAACGGTGGCATCTACCGGAGTTTCTACCGGAGCGGGCGTCCTGGGCTACCAGGCCACCAGCTACCTCTCTGGCGGCCTTGACGAGGCATTCCCGCTGAACACCCCGGTCCTCATTGCCGGTTCGGCGACCGCCGCGGCCGCCCTGGGCTCGAATGGCACCTTGCCCGCCGCCATCGACGACATCTTCGACCAGGTCGGAGCCGCCATCGTGGTCGTGCGCGTCGAGGAGGGGGATGACGCCGCGGAGACCGCCGCCAACATCGTCGGGTCGGCGGCCGCCTCCTCCGGCGTCTACGCCTTCCTGGGGGCCGAAAGCGCGGTCGGCGTCGCCCCGCGCATCCTGGTTGCCCCGGAGTTCACGGACGATCCCACCAACGGCGTTGTCCAGGAACTCTTGATCGTGGCGGCCCGCCTACGTGCAGTGGTCATCGCCGACGGGCCGAGCATGACCGACTCGGACGCCGTGCAGTACATCCAGAATTTCGGCTCCGACCGACTCTACGTGGTCGACCCCGCCGTCAAGGTCGTTGTGGACGGGGTGACCGTCATCCGGCCCGCCTCGGCCCGCGTGGCGGGCATCATCTCCCTGGGGGACAACGCACGCGGCTTCTGGTGGAGCCCTTCCAACCAGGAGATCGCCGGGATTGTGGGCACCGAGCGCCCGATCAACTTCTCCCTGGGCGATCCCAACAGCCAAGCGAACCTCCTTAACGAGAGCAACATCGCCACCATCATCCGCCAGGACGGCTTCCGCCTGTGGGGAAACCGTACGACCTCTAGTGATCCGAAATACGCCTTCCTCTGCGTCCGCCGCACGGCGGACATCATCATCGACTCAATCCAGCGAGCCCACTTGTGGGCAATCGACCGGCCGATCACAAAGACCTACGTCAAGGATGTCACCGAGCGGGTCACCGCCTACCTTCGGGATCTCAAGAATCAGGGAGCGATCATCGACGGAAAGTGCTGGGCTGACCCGGACCTCAACACGCCCGCGAACATCTCCAACGGTGAGGTGTTCTTCGACTTCGACTTCGCGCCGACCTACCCGGCGGAGCACATCACCTTCCGGGTCTCGATTAACAACGATTACCTTAGCGAGATCGTCTCGACCGAGTCCTAA
- a CDS encoding phage major tail tube protein, with the protein MATANRILKNFSLFIDGKGYAGNIDELTLPPLTTKMEDFRAGGMDSSIAIEMGQEKMEFKFTLSAYEPAALALWGVGEGSSVPLVARGAVQNLDGTVEPVIVTMRGTIRSIEPAAWQAGNKSSVPFTVDLRAYKYEQNGVVIHDIDVVNMIRLVNGVDALQSQRDAIGT; encoded by the coding sequence ATGGCTACCGCAAATCGCATCCTCAAGAACTTCTCTCTCTTCATCGACGGGAAGGGCTACGCCGGAAACATCGACGAGCTGACGCTTCCGCCGCTGACGACCAAGATGGAAGACTTCCGGGCGGGCGGCATGGATTCGTCCATCGCCATCGAGATGGGCCAGGAGAAAATGGAGTTTAAGTTCACCCTCTCCGCCTATGAGCCTGCCGCGCTCGCTCTTTGGGGCGTGGGCGAGGGGAGTTCCGTTCCCTTGGTGGCCCGCGGCGCGGTCCAGAACCTAGACGGAACTGTAGAGCCCGTAATCGTGACCATGCGTGGCACCATCCGCTCCATCGAGCCCGCCGCCTGGCAGGCTGGCAACAAGTCCTCCGTGCCCTTCACTGTCGACCTCCGCGCCTACAAGTACGAGCAGAACGGCGTGGTCATCCACGACATCGATGTCGTCAATATGATTCGGCTAGTCAATGGAGTCGATGCGCTGCAAAGCCAGCGTGACGCGATTGGCACCTAA
- a CDS encoding phage tail assembly protein encodes MSKKIILSKPITVSGTLVDTLEMREPSVGDLRVAQKGRTPEDAQHVLLANLLQITPKEADSLSLVDYGRVGKAFQEYATEGGDFLPSEETAS; translated from the coding sequence ATGAGCAAGAAAATCATCCTGTCCAAGCCCATCACCGTCTCCGGCACCCTGGTCGACACGCTCGAAATGCGTGAGCCTAGCGTCGGCGATCTTCGCGTGGCCCAAAAGGGCCGCACCCCGGAGGATGCCCAGCACGTCCTACTTGCCAATCTTCTTCAGATCACGCCGAAGGAGGCGGACTCCCTTTCTCTGGTAGACTATGGCCGTGTTGGTAAAGCCTTTCAGGAGTACGCCACGGAGGGTGGCGATTTTTTGCCCTCGGAAGAGACGGCCTCCTAA
- a CDS encoding phage tail protein yields MAIGTIMMALGAFRFSLDTAAYQRLERETSYRWPQSERFGKLPLLQSTGPSSDSITLEGIIYPGFKGSATQLDLLRTQAGLGTKLTLVTGRGVYLGLWSVLSVREGQEYFFSDGVPRKLDFTVQLVQADDLTVKIAGFPVSVGGLMGLLV; encoded by the coding sequence ATGGCAATCGGAACTATCATGATGGCCCTGGGGGCCTTCCGCTTCTCCCTCGACACCGCGGCCTATCAGCGGCTTGAGCGGGAGACCTCCTACCGCTGGCCGCAGAGCGAACGCTTCGGGAAGCTGCCTCTCCTGCAAAGCACGGGCCCATCGTCCGACTCGATCACCCTGGAGGGAATCATCTATCCCGGCTTCAAGGGGAGCGCCACCCAACTCGACCTCCTACGTACCCAGGCCGGTCTTGGCACCAAGCTGACGCTGGTCACGGGGAGGGGTGTTTATCTGGGCCTCTGGTCTGTCCTCTCCGTCCGCGAGGGGCAGGAATACTTCTTCTCCGACGGCGTGCCTCGCAAGCTCGACTTCACCGTGCAGCTCGTCCAGGCCGACGACCTAACGGTCAAAATCGCGGGATTCCCCGTATCTGTGGGTGGCCTAATGGGGCTTCTCGTATGA
- a CDS encoding tail protein X → MTYRTKEGETVDAICYRYYGTTYSGQVEATLESNRPLDLGQYVTLPAGLLITLPDVTPKTQEVVRLFS, encoded by the coding sequence ATGACCTACCGCACCAAAGAGGGCGAGACCGTCGATGCCATCTGCTACCGCTATTACGGCACGACCTACAGCGGCCAGGTGGAGGCCACGCTGGAGTCCAACCGCCCCCTTGACCTCGGCCAATACGTTACGCTCCCTGCCGGACTCCTCATCACCCTGCCGGACGTGACGCCGAAAACCCAGGAAGTCGTCCGTCTATTTTCCTGA